One genomic segment of Besnoitia besnoiti strain Bb-Ger1 chromosome VII, whole genome shotgun sequence includes these proteins:
- a CDS encoding hypothetical protein (encoded by transcript BESB_078580), which yields MPSLNVGKSEDYYAKEDFSKYSSPYSESPGVYDREYVEEERRRLQGGREVSFLDRHVKNPRMRNCLEGVKTGMKMGAAVGGIFGFLTGGYAAVVNRNLLILPVSVVGGAVSFGFFLGCGMVIRCDEASSSSASSAARLANDKRFRFPVKALHSNAAAMPRFPETTCRFPALERRFR from the exons atGCCCTCGCTGAATGTCGGCAAGTCTGAGGACTACTACGCCAAAGAAGACTTTTCGAAATACTC ATCGCCGTACTCAGAATCGCCCGGCGTGTATGACCGCGAATAcgtcgaggaggagcgccggcgcctgcagggaggccgcgaggTCTCCTTTCTCGATCGCCACGTGAAGAACCCGAGGATGCGGAACTGCCTCGAGGGCGTCAAAACGGGCATGAAGATG GGAGCAGCTGTCGGCGGCATTTTCGGGTTTCTGACTGGCGGATACGCGGCTGTCGTGAACAGAAACCTCCTAATTCTCCCCGTCTCAGTG GTGGGCGGCGCCGTGAGTTTCGGCTTTTTCCTCGGCTGCGGCATGGTGATCCGATGCGATGAAGCCTCgagctcgtctgcgtcgtctgcggcgcgcttgGCGAACGACAAGCGCTTCCGCTTCCCTGTCAAGGCTCTGCACAGCAACGCAGCCGCTATGCCGCGGTTCCCCGAGACTACGTGCCGCTTTCCCGCTCTCGAGCGCCGATTCCGATAA